GTAAGTTGAAGCTTCACTTGCTCAACGTGATTATTATAAATATGGACATCTCCAAACGTATGGATGAACTCTCCAGGCTCTAGACCACATTCTTGAGCGATCATCATTGTCAATAATGAATAGGATGCAATATTAAACGGCACACCTAAAAACACATCCGCACTTCGTTGGTAAAGCTGACATGACAATTTTCCATCGGATACATAAAATTGGAATAAACAATGGCAAGGAGCCAGTGCCATTTCATCTAACTCTCCGACGTTCCATGCATTTACAACTAACCTGCGTGAGTCAGGGTTATGTTTAATTTGTTCTATGACCTCGCCTAGCTGATCGACAACCCCGCCATTTGGCTTTGGCCATGAACGCCACTGTTTTCCATAGATTGGGCCAAGATCCCCGTTTTCATCGGCCCATTCGTTCCATATTCGTACATTATTTTCTTTTAAATATTGAATATTCGTTTCGCCTTTAATAAACCAAAGCAGTTCATGAATGATTGCACGTAAAGCTAGTTTTTTTGTCGTTACTACCGGGAATCCTTCACTTAAATCAAACCTCATTTGATAACCGAAGGTACTGATTGTTCCTGTACCTGTTCGGTCATCCTTTTTTGTCCCGTTGTCTAAAACGTGCCTACATAAATTTAAATATTGCTGCAATTTTCTCTTCCTTTCTTACAAGAAATCGTAATGTGGAATGTAATTCGACACACCTTTTATGAAACTTGAGAGACCGTTGCTTCACATGAAGTAATTGTAACGTTTAGTTCTTTCATCAAGTTCACTTCATAAGGTGTCACTTTTTTCCCGTTTTCATATAACACTTTTATCACTGGTCTTGACGTCAATTCACCATTTTGCTTTGCTACAACACCTTCACGCCCATCGCTTAATTTCACTTCGAGACCGATTGGATAAATCGCAATGGTTTTTGCAAACTGCTCAACCATTTCTTTTTCAAATAACGTATTCACGCCAGAATATAATAGCTCCAAACCTTCATGGGGCAGCTTCGCTTTTCTATATACACGGTTAGCTGTCACGGCATCAAAAACGTCAACTATTCCAATGATCTTTGCATAAAGGTGAATGTCATCTCCTTTAATACCACGCGGATATCCTGAGCCATCTAGCCTTTCATGATGTTGGAAAGCACAATGTGCGGCTAATAGAGGGATCGTATGTGATTGACGAAGCATATCAAAACCTATTTTTGCATGCTCTTGAATGAGTTGAAACTCTTCATCTAATAAAGGTTCCGTCTTATTAAGAACTTCAAGTGGTATCGCCATTTTTCCTATGTCATGTAAAATTGCACCTAAGCCTAATTCTTCAAGTTGTTGCTCTCTCAAACCGTACTTTTTTCCAAGAGCTAATGAATAGATCGTCACGTTTAACGAATGTTCAAATACATAAGAATCATAACAGTATGCATCAGTAAGCATTGAAATTGCTTCATCGTGTTGATGAATATCTTCCAATACTTTTTTGACGACCGAAGAGAAGGATGGGCTTAGTTTATCCATATCAATTGATTTTCCAAGCTTCATGCTATTCGATATTTCAGCAAAGTTCTTTTGGATCGTTTGCATGGATTTTTGCTTTGTTTTCTCAGCCAAAACTTCATCAACGACGATATCTGACGTTTCATCATCATCAATATAAACAAACGATACACCTTTGTTTTTCATTCGCCCTATGATATTATTTGTTAATTTTACACCAGTATTTAAAAGAACTTGTCCATGTTCATTAAATATCGGCTTCGCTAACATATCATTTTCTGCCACTGAGTAAATGGAACGCAGTCTCATAACTTTCCCGCCTTTGTTAATAAATATGCTTGTCCGATTATTTGTGAAGACGGCCATTAAAGACCGCCGGACGACATGTGACCCTTTACTTTCCCTATTTTAGTTGAGTTAAAACTTCAACAATGCCTCTTTGCCAGTCATCCCTTTAAAAATGCCTTTTTGTTCTGCTTCAAGTGTAACAGATTCAAGCGGGGCTTCAATTAATTCTTCGATTGTTTTTACACCTACTGCACGACCTGCTAACACTTTTCTGTCTTTTAGTTTGTCGTTTAGTAACGCGACATCAAGCGCACCACACATAATATAGCCTCGTTCATTAGTGACAACGAGTAAATTCGTTTTTGGTAACTCTACACTGACTGCAGTAAAAGGCTTTCCTTCAATAAACATTGGTACTACTTCTACCATTGTTCCCACCTCTTTCGTTTATCAATGTACAGTTTATTCACGAATTAGGTATTGGTGCTTGTTCTATTAATGGTCCATTCTCTTTAGTTTCCATGCAAGAATATCACGTAATAACTCCGGCATGAAGTATCTTTTCTCTTCAATTGAGCTAATGATTGGATATAAATGGCCAAAAGTAAACATATCAACTGTTGCTAGTTTATATTCTTTATGACGATCTAATGGCTTTCCTTGGACATATACGTCCCGCTCTTGAATATAACTTGCATTTGTATCAATGATTATATCGTCAAAAACTAAAGTTCCTAAAATTTTTCCCCGAAATCCAAAACCTCTTAATTTATATTCTACCATTTCTTTTTTGTTTGCTTGTCGAATAAGCTCTAATAATTTTTCTCCTGAGATCATGACTGTCGCAGGATTAATTGGATGTGGACAGATTTTATGTAGATCTTCGTATGTAACTGGCCCTTCTGATAGTCGATCTAGTAATACTCCAGCATTAACCATGCCTACGTCTGCGTCACACCATTCTTTCAACGTTTCGGCGAGCAGTTTTGCAAATTCAGACTCTTCGAACCAGCTTATTTCTAATGGCTTTGAAAGCGTAGTTACTTCTCTACTAAGCTTTTCCTTGGCCAAATTTGTTAATTGCTCTAAGCGTTCGACAGTTTGTAAATCTTTCACTTCATGGTCAACAGGGACAGAAGAAATAGAAGTTGATATACACTCGATACCATTTTCACTTCTTTCATATGATAGACGGACATCTCCAATAAATTTCCCAGACCTACCAGACTGATTAATCCATGTGCCCTTTTGATTTTGACCACTCTCTAATACATGGTGCGTGTGAGCCCCTAATATTAGGTCGAATTCCGGAAATTGTTCCGCCATTTTCTCATCGTCAAATAAACCTAAATGAGATAAACATATGAGCAAATCTGTTTTCCCTTTCAACTCTGTTACCGTCTCTGCAATGGACTCAAATGGATCGATAATTTTCCAACCTAATGTTTCATAAAACAAATAAAAAGGGACAGTGACACCTGCAATACCAACCTTTAAACCTGATGGGGTCGTAATAATATCATAAGGTTTACACCATTTAGGACGTTTTCCGTTTTCATCGTACAAATTACTTAAAATAACCGGAAAGTTTGCCGTTACGTAAAGTTCATCTAGTTCTTGTTTTGCAAAAGTCATTCCTTCATTATTTCCTATCGTTACCGCATCATAGTTTAGATCGTTTAACAAGCTTACATTTCCTTTACCATGTAAGCCCTCTGTCATCGGATGAACACGGTCTGCATGATCACCGATATCAAAAAGAAGTACTTCTTCCCCTGCATTTACCGCCTCTTCCTTTTTTTCTTTTAACAAAGCGGTAACAGAAGGCCAATTTTCAAATTGACTATGCAAATCATTCGTATGTAAAATTCTCAACGTCTTTTTAGACATTATTTCACATCCAGTCGTAAATTTAATTGTGCTTACGATCCAGTAATTCCTTGATATATTAATCGAATTCCGATAATAACTAAAAAGATTCTCAATAAATGAACGACAGCATCACTCGTCATTCGTTTATTAATTGCCGCCCCTATTTGTCCACCTAACCACGCTCCAGGGATAAGCGCTAATGCATAAAGCCAATCCACATTACCTAAAGAAATATGAGATATCGAACTAATAATTGCTGATAAAAAGACTAAAAACATTGAAGTAGCTACAGCTAAGTGTGCCGGGAACCCAAACAATAAGATCATTGCAGGTACCATTAATGAACCTCCACCAATTCCAAAAAGACCAGAACACATTCCAACAACAAAAGCAATAAGAATCCCTACTACTGGCTGAAATCCATATTCGATTGTTTCACCAAGATCATTTATGTAACTTCTCTCGATCCCTTTTGCTTTTCTTTTCAACGGTTTCACATATTTTCTAACCATTAATATAAAAGAAACGATAATAATAAATCCACCGAAAAAAATTAAAAATGCATCCGTGTTCATATCTTTATTCAACCATACGCCGAATAAAGCTCCTGGACCACTACCAATAAAAAAGATTACTCCACTTTGATAATCCACTTTCTTTTGTTTCATATAAGCTAATGTGGAAGAAAGCCCTGTAAAAATCATGACTAATAAAGATGTACCAACTGCAACTTGAGGCGTAATCCCTTCTAAGATCGCTGTATAGCTACTTAAAATCATAAGCGCAGGTACAATAATGATTCCCCCGCCTAACCCCATAATACTTCCTAAAATTGCTGCAATTAAACCGAGCAGCAGTAATAAAACCCACTCCATAAAAATGCCTTCTTTCTATTTTTCATTTGGCGCTGTTAAGTTTCTTCGTTGATAAAGAACACTAAGCTTTAACAGAGCATTCATTTATTATCGTTTTCCATTCTCTATTATCAATCAAATAAACCTAACTGTCGAGGTGCTAACCCTTCGTACTGAATACCTAATTTATGAATAAACGCTTTTGCGTTCCCCGCTGCATGCCCACCTGAATTATTATTAAAGACAACATAGCAATTTTGAGTATCTTTCGATATTCGTTGTATTTCCTTCGCTAAATGTTCTAGTTCTTCATCGTTATAATCATATAAATATCTCACATCACGCCACTCTTGGCCATTTGCTGGCTTATTCCATCCATAAATATTACGTCCATGAAAGCGTACTAACGTTTTATCCTTCGTTGTTACTACAGGGACAAAAGGAATTGAACGTTCACCAGCTTGTGGTTCATCACAGATACTGTGAATCCATCCTGCTTCTTTCATATAATGAAGCGTCTTTTCATAATAAACGTCCTCAAACCATGAACGATGACGGAATTCAAGGGCAACGTCCTCGTCTTTAAACCATTCGCGGCAATAACGTAAATAATCGACATGTTCCTTTTTACACGAAAACCAAGGAGGAAATTGACATAAGGTCATTGCTAACTTCCCATTTTCTTTTAATGGTTTGATTGATTCTAAAAACGCATGAAACATTTCTTTTTTTGAAGAGAACGGGATATCCCCTCTTTGGTGTCCTGTCATTCCTTGATACGCTTTTACTACAAATTGAAAATTATCTGGTGTATCTTTCATCCATTTTTCAATATTTCTAGCTGGTTGGATCGCATAGAAAGAGGCGTCTAATTCAACAATTGGAAAGTGGCCGGCATAAATGGAGAGCTTATCTTGGGATGAACCATATTCATATAATGATTCATGGTCTCTCCAGCCTGTTAGGCCGATTTGGATCATTGAACTCCTCTCCTTTTATGATCGTTTATTTCTTATTTCTACTGTATATTGTCTCAAACAAAAATCGATGCAAAGTTAGGCATTTACCTTTCCGGGACAAATATCTAATGCATACGTTGAGGTGTAATCACTAATAGGTTTATGAAAAATAACCACTTTATTATTATGAAGGAGGAATACGTGTGTATCAAGATTCTTCACATATTGAAATGAACCCCGAAGAACAAGATGAACGAGTGTTTGTGGCAGGACGTCCAGGCAGAAGACCTCCATACCATGGTAGAAGACCATACTATCCAGCGCCTTTTATCGGTGGTGTATTAGGCGGCCTTTTAGGCAGTGCACTGTTCCCACCATATTACTACTATCCACCATTCCCTCACCCATATCCGCCGTATTATTATTCATATGGACCGGTTTATTATTGGTAAAATACTTTGTAAAGTGCGATACATTCCATCCACCTCAACACCCTTATGATCATGAAAAAAACGAGTTCAGATTGACATCTGAACTCGTTTTATTTCCTTTATTATCCAATAGAACCTTCCATTTCGAACTTAATTAGTCGGTTCATCTCAACAGCATATTCCATCGGAAGCTCTTTCGTAAATGGTTCAATAAAGCCCATTACGATCATTTCTGTTGCTTCTTGTTCAGAAACACCACGGCTCATTAGATAGAACAGTTGGTCTTCTGAAACTTTAGATACTGTCGCTTCGTGCTCAAGCGTAATATCGTTATTGAAGATCTCGTTGTAAGGAATTGTGTCTGAAGTAGACTCGTTATCCATAATTAACGTATCACATTCAATTTTTGATTTAGACCCTTCTGACTTACGACCGAAGTGGCAAATTCCACGATACGTTACTTTACCACCTTGTTTTGAGATGGATTTTGAAACGATTGTAGAAGAACAATCTGGAGCTAAGTGTAAAGCCTTTGCTCCCGCATCTTGGTGCTGCCCTTTACCAGCAATCGCAATGGAAAGAACATTACCACGTGCTCCGCGACCTTTCATAATGATCGCTGGATATTTCATCGTTAACTTAGAACCGATGTTACCGTCAACCCATTCCATTGTTGCGTTTTCCTCAGCTACAGCACGCTTCGTTACTAAGTTGAATACGTTCGGTGCCCAGTTTTGAATCGTTGTATAACGGCAATATGCGTCTTTTTTAACGATGATTTCAACAACCGCACTGTGAAGTGAGTTTGTTGTATAAACAGGTGCTGTACACCCTTCAACATAGTGTACTGAACTGTCTTCGTCTGCAATAATTAACGTACGCTCGAACTGACCCATATTTTCCGAGTTAATACGGAAGTACGCTTGTAATGGCGTTTCTGTCTTAACTCCTTTTGGAATGTAGATGAATGATCCACCTGACCATACTGCAGAGTTTAGTGCTGCGAATTTGTTATCTGTAGGCGGGATCACTGTACCGAAATGCTCTCTGAAGACTTCTTCATCTTCTTTTAATGCTGTATCTGTATCTTTAAAGATAATTCCTTGCTCTTCAAGATCTTCTTGCATATTGTGGTATACTACCTCTGATTCATACTGTGCAGAAACACCTGCAAGGTACTTTTGCTCAGCTTCAGGAATTCCAAGTTTGTCGAACGTGTTTTTAATTTCTTCAGGAACTTCATCCCAAGAACGCTCAGACTTTTCTGATGGTTTTACGTAATACGTAATGTCATCAAAGTTTAACTCAGATAAATCGCCGCCCCATTGTGGCATTGGCATTTTATAAAACTGTTCAAGTGATTTCATACGGAAATCTAACATCCATTGCGGCTCTTCCTTCATACTAGAAATTTCCTGAACGATTTCCTTCGTTAACCCTTTTTTAGAACGGAAAATCGACACGTCTTTATCGGAAAACCCGTATTTATATTCGCCGATATCTGGCATTTTTTTTGCCATGAAAAACCCTCCCTTAAAAATTCTACAAACATACAAGCATATGCGCACTTTTATAAACTTCCGCCAACTTGCTCCCAGCCATAAAGGGAAGTCTTCTATGGCTAAAAGGTCTATACTCTTATTTTACAATACCGAGGTAGTAAAAACCAAGATGGTATACGTTAATAATTATTATTTATTCATATATAGGAAGTTCATTTATACACATTGATCCTTGAATCTTACAAATTATTCATTAAGGCCTTTCTCCATTGCTTTCCAAGCAAGTGTGGCACATTTAATTCTCGCTGGGAACTTTGATACACCTTGTAATGCTTCAATATCACCAAGATCAAAGTCTCCTTCATCAAAGTCTTTCCCTTGCATCATTTTTGAAAAGATTTCGGAAAGCTTAAGAGCATCTTCAACAGATAACCCTTTAACTGCTTGTGTCATCATCGAAGCCGATGACAAGCTGATCGAACAACCTTCGCCAACGAATTTCGCCTCAGCAATTTTCCCATCTTCAACTTTCATTTGAAGCTGAATACGGTCGCCACAAGTCGGATTATTCATGTTGATGTTTAATGATTCGCCTTCTAGCTCTCCACGGTTTCGCGGATTTTTATAATGATCCATGATCACTTGACGATACAATGTGTCGAGTTGATTACCCAAAGACATCTCCGAAATACTCCTTTGTTTTTATTAATGCATTTACAAATGCATCAACATCTTCTTCTGTGTTATATAAATAAAAGCTAGCTCTTGCTGTTGCTGTTACGTCCAACCATTTCATTAATGGTTGAGCACAATGGTGACCAGCTCTTACAGCAACACCTTCAGCATCTAATACGGTAGCAACATCATGTGGATGAACGTCGTCACAGTTGAACGTTACAACCCCTGCACGCTCTTTTGGGCCATAAACCTCGACTCCATCAATTTCAGCTAATCTGGAAATTGCATACTGAGCTAGCTTATGTTCGTGCTCCAAAATATTATCCATACCGATTTCATTGAGGAAATCAATCGCTTCACCTAAGCCAATCGCACCGGCAATAATAGGTGTTCCACCTTCAAATTTCCATGGTAGCTCTTTCCACGTTGACTCATACAGACCAACAAAGTCGATCATTTCTCCACCAAATTCTACCGGTTCCATTTTTTCTAAGTGTTCTTTCTTCCCGTATAAAACACCGACTCCAGTAGGACCGCACATTTTATGTGAAGAAAATGCGTAGAAATCACAATCAAGGTCTTGCACATCTACACTCATATGTGGAACACTTTGAGCTCCATCAACAACCATGACTGCACCGTTTTTATGAGCAACTTTTGCGATTTCTTTTACCGGATTAATTGAACCAAGTACATTTGAAACGTGCATGACTGAGACGATTTTCGTCTTGTCAGTTACAGTTTCCTCAACATCTTTTAAATCAATCGTACCATCTTTTTGAAGAGGGATGTACTTTAACGTTGCACCCGTAGTTCTCGCAACTTGCTGCCATGGAATAATATTACTATGATGTTCCATTGGGGTAATGACGATCTCATCTTCTGGCCCCAAGTTATCCCGTCCGTAACTCGATGCAACTAAATTAATTGCTGTTGTTGTTCCACGAGTAAATATAATTTCTTCTGTGCTTTTTGCCTTAATGAAAGCACGAACTTTCTCTCTAGCCCCTTCATATCCATCTGTCGCATAGGTTCCTAATGTATGCACACCACGGTGAACGTTCGAATTATAACGACGATAATAGTCATCAATTTTATCAATGACTTGCTTTGGCTTTTGAGAAGTTGCTGCACTGTCAAGATACACTAAAGGTTTTCCATTTACTTGTTGATCTAAAATCGGGAACATTTTACGGACTTCTTGAACATTCATTAGTATACTTTCCTTTCTATAACCTCAATCAAGCGTTCTTTTACCGATTCAATTGGAAGCTCGTTAACAACTGGAGCAAGGAATCCATGAATAACTAACCGCTCTGCTTCGTTACGAGAAATACCTCGGCTCATCAAGTAAAACATTTGCAAAGGATCGATTTTACCAACAGAAGCAGCGTGGCCTGCAGTTACATCATCTTCATCGATTAAGAGAATTGGGTTTGCATCACCTCGAGCCTTTTCACTTAACATTAAGACACGCTCTGTTTGCTCACCGTTTGCTTTCGTTGCACCATGTTCAATCTTTGAGATCCCGTTAAAGATTGAGCTTGCTTGTTCTCTCATTACACCATGCTTTAAAATTTGCCCGTCAGAGTTTTTACCCCAATGGATGATATTTGTTGTAAAGTTTTGTTTCTGAGTTCCACGACCAATTGAAACGGTTTTTGTATCTGCATAAGAACCTTCTCCTACAAGATACGTCGTATTCTCAGATACTGTGTCCCCATCATTCATTTGGCCTAAGGACCAATAAACTTGTGCATCACGACCATCAACTTGTGCACGACGGTTTACATACGTTGTTACTTTATCAGCGAAGTTATCAACAGCACCGTAGTTCACACGTGCACCATCAGCTGCATAAACTTCTGCAACGATGTTTGAAACAGTTTCAGTTGATTCTCCTTCTGTTAAATAGTTTTCAATATATGTGACAGAACTATTTTCTTCTGCAACGATTAACACGTGGTTGAAAAGCCCGAAGCTTCCTTCTTGCACGTATACCGCTTGTAATGGGACTTCAACCTCAACATTTTTCGGAACGTAAAGGAAAGTTCCTCCGTTTACTAATGCTGCATGCATAGCAGTTAGACGGTTCTCATCAGATAACACAGCTTCTTTCATAAAGTACTTCTCGACAAGCTCACTATGTTCCTTTACTGCTGTTTCGATATCTGTGAAAATGACCCCTTTTGAAGACAGTTCTTCGTGAAGCTTCTCAAACGTTGTCACACCATTTTTTTGTGCGATGAGTGTTTGAATTTTTTCTTCTTCACCGACAAGTCCTTTTACAACATCTGATAGGCTTTCAAAGTTTCCGTCACCAGTAACATTTGCATTTAAATCAAATGAAGTGAAATTCCACTTCGTAATGTTTGTTTTATCTGGCTTCGGTAATTCCAAGCTTTCTGCTTTCTCTAAAGACGAAACACGTAAATTCGCTAACCATTCTGGCTCATTGCGGTCTTTAGAGAAGCTTCTTACGTGATCTAGATCCACTGGAAATTTTGTTGTTTCCGCTGTCATCTTTATTCCTCCTCATTCAAGCCGCGTATTATTCTTGACCTACTGTTTCGTCTTCGATTCCTAGCTCTTCCTTAATCCAATCGTAACCTTCTGCTTCTAAACGCTCAGCTAATTCTGGTCCACCAGATTTCACAATACGTCCTTGCATCATTACGTGAACAAAGTCAGGTTTAATGTAGTTAAGTAAACGCTGATAGTGAGTAATGATTAAGCAACCGAAGTCATCGCTACGAAGTTCATTAATACCTTTTGAAACGACTTTTAATGCGTCAATATCTAACCCTGAATCAATTTCATCAAGGATTGCAATTTTTGGTTCTAACATCATTAATTGAAGAATTTCGTTACGCTTTTTCTCACCGCCAGAGAAACCTTCATTTAAATAACGGTGTTGGAAAGAGTCATCCATATCTAATGTATTCATTTTGTCATCCATTTTACGAATGAACTTCATTAGTGAAATTTCATCGCCTTCTTCACGATTTGCATTGATTGCAGAACGGATGAAATCTGCATTTGTTACACCACTAATTTCACTTGGATATTGCATTGCTAAAAATAGGCCTGCACGTGCACGCTCATCAACTTCCATTTCAAATAAATCTTCACCATTGAAACTTGCATTGCCGCTTGTTACTTCATATTTAGGATGTCCCATTAAAGCAGAAGCGAGCGTAGATTTACCCGTTCCGTTTGGTCCCATAATTGCGTGAATTTCTCCGCCTTTTACTTCGATTCCAAATCCTTTTAAGATTTCTTTATCTTCAATTGATACATGAAGATCTTCTACCTTTAAGTTAGGTGCTGTCATTGATTTCAACCTCCATTTATTTTTTTGCACGTTTTAAAACAAACGTGGTAAGATTGACGTTACTGGAAGTTCCGTCCATTCTCAATCTATTCTCATTACAATCTTATATCAAATGAAATTTCAGTTCAAGGAAAAACGGTTATTCTTTTGTTTTTCCTTTTTTAATGTTTTCTTCGAGAAAAACTATGTATAATCTATCTGTTTTTATGAAAGCTGCTCTATATTTCACAATAGTTTTTGTAAAATTAATCATGAATTATGCATGTTCTTTCCATTCCTTATAAAAAACAACCCCCCCCCACCACTTTACCATTCTCAATTCCCACCTGTTTTTGAGGTGTAATTGAGAATGAATCTTAATTAGGACAGCCTTTTTTCATTTAATCCACATAGCTCAACACCAAATAGTGTTACCAAACTTCGGCTAAATGACGTTCTGCGCCTTAAGTTACTTGAAGTAATCTGGTTCGCCGTAACATTCGAAGCTACGTTTGTAATCACCACCTGAGTCACCACCCCCTATGAGAATAGCCGTTAACCGTCCGTGATTCTTTAGGACCGATCGTATATAAATGAAAATTGACCGAAAAGGAGCTCCCTCCTTCCGGCCAATTATTTTTTTCTTCGTTCTAACTTTATATCTTTACGTGTGTATTTGTCGACGATGCTCAGATACGATAGCTATTGATCGTTGATGGTCCTTCTCTCTTTCAGTTTCAACTTTCATACGATTATCAAGATTTCGGTTGTACTCCTCATACCCAATTCCGTATGATTGGTACATTGCTTTCTCCATCTCAGTCGTATAGTTCGTCTGAATCTGATGGATAATGAATCACGATCCTTTCAATTTTTTTGGATCAAAACCTTACACTGTCCACTAACTCACGCCATGTAAGTAAGGGAGATGTAAAATTTCAATCAATTTTTTCTACGTGATTAATCATAACACTTGACAGGAAATCTCCCAATGTTGATTTGTTCTCTTATGAAAGGATATATTAACTCTCATTACCATCTGACGATTTCAACCGATTCATCTATACAATATCCACTAATTACAACGTTATCCTCTGTTTTTGAAATTGCGCTTACCATATGTTTTCCAAATCACCATTTAATGTGTTTGCCCATCAAACTCTTGCAAACATTGTTCAACAAGAGTAAAACCTTGACTCATTGCTGCTCCTCCTCCAAATGCTCCGGTAACAGCTACAGCTTCTAAAATTTCATCTTGTGAGCATCCTTGTTCTAAACAGCCTTTTGTATGATAAATAATACAATATTCATCTTGAGCATTTAAACTCATCCCAAGAGCAATTAACTGTTTTTCTTTTGCTGACAATTTCCCTTCCGCAAAGCAGGATTCTGTATACTCTGCGTATTTATCTGCAACCTGCGGCATTTGCTCGCTAAACTGTGCAAAGCCTGCTTTATAATCATAAAGCGCTTGATGAATTGGTGACATTTCTTGATGTTCCATACATCCATTCCCTCCTAGGTTCATTGAAAAATTTTCACTTCTATATTATTAACTAGTGCATTTGGAATTATGTTAGAACTTAGTGAAGTTCTTATGGAGAGAATGAGGGAGAGCTTTACTATATACCAGTCGCTTGGAAAGGTAAGTTGTAAAATAAAGAAAACTCGGCGATTGCCTAGCCTACATGTGTTGGGAAAACCGTAGTTGCGCTTATACTCCACACGTAAAACCTTTTACTACGCCGAGTATCTTCTTAGCAAAA
The Bacillus shivajii DNA segment above includes these coding regions:
- a CDS encoding HD-GYP domain-containing protein codes for the protein MRLRSIYSVAENDMLAKPIFNEHGQVLLNTGVKLTNNIIGRMKNKGVSFVYIDDDETSDIVVDEVLAEKTKQKSMQTIQKNFAEISNSMKLGKSIDMDKLSPSFSSVVKKVLEDIHQHDEAISMLTDAYCYDSYVFEHSLNVTIYSLALGKKYGLREQQLEELGLGAILHDIGKMAIPLEVLNKTEPLLDEEFQLIQEHAKIGFDMLRQSHTIPLLAAHCAFQHHERLDGSGYPRGIKGDDIHLYAKIIGIVDVFDAVTANRVYRKAKLPHEGLELLYSGVNTLFEKEMVEQFAKTIAIYPIGLEVKLSDGREGVVAKQNGELTSRPVIKVLYENGKKVTPYEVNLMKELNVTITSCEATVSQVS
- a CDS encoding DUF72 domain-containing protein, with amino-acid sequence MIQIGLTGWRDHESLYEYGSSQDKLSIYAGHFPIVELDASFYAIQPARNIEKWMKDTPDNFQFVVKAYQGMTGHQRGDIPFSSKKEMFHAFLESIKPLKENGKLAMTLCQFPPWFSCKKEHVDYLRYCREWFKDEDVALEFRHRSWFEDVYYEKTLHYMKEAGWIHSICDEPQAGERSIPFVPVVTTKDKTLVRFHGRNIYGWNKPANGQEWRDVRYLYDYNDEELEHLAKEIQRISKDTQNCYVVFNNNSGGHAAGNAKAFIHKLGIQYEGLAPRQLGLFD
- a CDS encoding thymidylate synthase, which produces MQQYLNLCRHVLDNGTKKDDRTGTGTISTFGYQMRFDLSEGFPVVTTKKLALRAIIHELLWFIKGETNIQYLKENNVRIWNEWADENGDLGPIYGKQWRSWPKPNGGVVDQLGEVIEQIKHNPDSRRLVVNAWNVGELDEMALAPCHCLFQFYVSDGKLSCQLYQRSADVFLGVPFNIASYSLLTMMIAQECGLEPGEFIHTFGDVHIYNNHVEQVKLQLTREPRPLPTMKLNPEKKKVEDFTIDDFELIGYDPHPHIKGEVSV
- the sufU gene encoding Fe-S cluster assembly sulfur transfer protein SufU gives rise to the protein MSLGNQLDTLYRQVIMDHYKNPRNRGELEGESLNINMNNPTCGDRIQLQMKVEDGKIAEAKFVGEGCSISLSSASMMTQAVKGLSVEDALKLSEIFSKMMQGKDFDEGDFDLGDIEALQGVSKFPARIKCATLAWKAMEKGLNE
- the sufB gene encoding Fe-S cluster assembly protein SufB, which encodes MAKKMPDIGEYKYGFSDKDVSIFRSKKGLTKEIVQEISSMKEEPQWMLDFRMKSLEQFYKMPMPQWGGDLSELNFDDITYYVKPSEKSERSWDEVPEEIKNTFDKLGIPEAEQKYLAGVSAQYESEVVYHNMQEDLEEQGIIFKDTDTALKEDEEVFREHFGTVIPPTDNKFAALNSAVWSGGSFIYIPKGVKTETPLQAYFRINSENMGQFERTLIIADEDSSVHYVEGCTAPVYTTNSLHSAVVEIIVKKDAYCRYTTIQNWAPNVFNLVTKRAVAEENATMEWVDGNIGSKLTMKYPAIIMKGRGARGNVLSIAIAGKGQHQDAGAKALHLAPDCSSTIVSKSISKQGGKVTYRGICHFGRKSEGSKSKIECDTLIMDNESTSDTIPYNEIFNNDITLEHEATVSKVSEDQLFYLMSRGVSEQEATEMIVMGFIEPFTKELPMEYAVEMNRLIKFEMEGSIG
- a CDS encoding bifunctional metallophosphatase/5'-nucleotidase is translated as MSKKTLRILHTNDLHSQFENWPSVTALLKEKKEEAVNAGEEVLLFDIGDHADRVHPMTEGLHGKGNVSLLNDLNYDAVTIGNNEGMTFAKQELDELYVTANFPVILSNLYDENGKRPKWCKPYDIITTPSGLKVGIAGVTVPFYLFYETLGWKIIDPFESIAETVTELKGKTDLLICLSHLGLFDDEKMAEQFPEFDLILGAHTHHVLESGQNQKGTWINQSGRSGKFIGDVRLSYERSENGIECISTSISSVPVDHEVKDLQTVERLEQLTNLAKEKLSREVTTLSKPLEISWFEESEFAKLLAETLKEWCDADVGMVNAGVLLDRLSEGPVTYEDLHKICPHPINPATVMISGEKLLELIRQANKKEMVEYKLRGFGFRGKILGTLVFDDIIIDTNASYIQERDVYVQGKPLDRHKEYKLATVDMFTFGHLYPIISSIEEKRYFMPELLRDILAWKLKRMDH
- a CDS encoding YunC family protein; the protein is MVEVVPMFIEGKPFTAVSVELPKTNLLVVTNERGYIMCGALDVALLNDKLKDRKVLAGRAVGVKTIEELIEAPLESVTLEAEQKGIFKGMTGKEALLKF
- a CDS encoding sulfite exporter TauE/SafE family protein, whose product is MEWVLLLLLGLIAAILGSIMGLGGGIIIVPALMILSSYTAILEGITPQVAVGTSLLVMIFTGLSSTLAYMKQKKVDYQSGVIFFIGSGPGALFGVWLNKDMNTDAFLIFFGGFIIIVSFILMVRKYVKPLKRKAKGIERSYINDLGETIEYGFQPVVGILIAFVVGMCSGLFGIGGGSLMVPAMILLFGFPAHLAVATSMFLVFLSAIISSISHISLGNVDWLYALALIPGAWLGGQIGAAINKRMTSDAVVHLLRIFLVIIGIRLIYQGITGS